The genomic interval TGCCTTCACCGCTTTCGGCGCCTTCGACTTGGCGACCTTCTCCGGCTTCGACGGCTTTTCCGGCTTGGCCTTGCCGGCCGCCTTCGCGGCCTTGCGGGCGGCCTTCTCGGCTTCGGCTTGCGCCTTGCGCTCGGCCTTCAGCTTCAGCTTGGCTTTCTCGGCACGGGCTTCGGCAGCCTTCTTCTTGCGCTTCTTCTCGCAGGAGACGCACTTGCAGCCGATCGGCTTCAGATAGGCTTTGAAGTAATCGGTGCCGTAATCGTAGTTGATCTCTTCGCCCGGCTCGATGTTCTTGATGGCGCGGATGATCACGCGCTTCTTGCGCGGATTGACGTCGGACTCAGCGTTCGGCTTGCAGGCGTGGTTGATGTAGCGCGCGACGTTCTTGCGCACCGAGCCGTCGATGGTCCAGCGCTTGTTCAACTCGAACAGGTATTTGTTTTCGATGCCGTCGTGCTTTTTGTTGTGCGCGTCGAGCAGCGGCCCGAAATACCGGATGATCTTGGCGCCCTTCTTGATCGGCTTGACGGCGAACAGGCCGAGCCCGGTTTTGGAGCGGCCGACGCGGTAATGGTCATTCGACAACAGCGGCATGGTTCTTCGATTCGAACGCGGCTAAAGGACGGACACACGAAGGCGCCGTTCTAGAGCGATTCCGCCGCAAAGGGCAGTACCTGAGCGGAAATTGCTCGAACCTTCCCCAGCCGGACGCCGACCGACAAAGGTTCCGCTGCGATGCAAGGCCTGCCAATGCGACTGCTCCCCGCCCTCGCCGTGCTGCTCCCGCTCACTATTTCGGCCGCGTTCATGGCGCCGGCTCAGGCTGACGGCGCCAGCAGCGTCTATAGTTCGACCGCTCCCAAGGCGTGCCGGGTCGCGCGGCCGGGCGGCGCACCGGAAGATAGCGGCGAGTGGCTGTGCCCCGGCCAGGACGGGCTGGTGGTGGTCGTATCGGAGATGGACCTGCGCCAGAGCGTCAGCGTCGGCCGCAATTACAAGGATGCCAGCGCCCAGCCGGCGGCCAAAACCTCGTTCGGCC from Rhodopseudomonas palustris carries:
- a CDS encoding SET domain-containing protein; translated protein: MPLLSNDHYRVGRSKTGLGLFAVKPIKKGAKIIRYFGPLLDAHNKKHDGIENKYLFELNKRWTIDGSVRKNVARYINHACKPNAESDVNPRKKRVIIRAIKNIEPGEEINYDYGTDYFKAYLKPIGCKCVSCEKKRKKKAAEARAEKAKLKLKAERKAQAEAEKAARKAAKAAGKAKPEKPSKPEKVAKSKAPKAVKAKATATTKGAGKAPKTKVVTAKAGKTKAAKPAKTTSRKATTGKSKAA